The Rhodohalobacter sp. SW132 genome has a segment encoding these proteins:
- a CDS encoding site-specific integrase, which produces MAEKKTLTHTFVKDYPVPEKRIEIYDNVQSGMILRVTPTGHKSFAFRYWYDGRSTQRTIGKFGDVSLGEARKKAGEWKEMLSDGLDPITEKKKNKRENPITLGEYIEEFKNDYLERKLKASTQKTYKSRLNKVLDDRISDKSLRDIKRPDVRSFLKTEAKDHPTNANRLQAILSKVFNEALDDGHITENPIKGMDKLTDEKSRDVRYTDDDIKAIWNAISEEWEPMQSLLKMLLITGQRLGETSKMKWSDINNRMWIIPQADTKNKTPHKVPLPNMALNLLKKMKSINDDSEYVFASQRDKTGHLSHFMNAMERIRDETMLNDFRLHDLRHIVATKMIDDLGVEFITVGKVLNHKGLSASNAITSRYINSDFTEQKTNALNLWAGHLTELTSNLTLQKRVL; this is translated from the coding sequence ATGGCTGAAAAGAAAACACTTACTCACACTTTCGTTAAAGATTATCCGGTTCCTGAAAAGAGAATCGAAATTTACGACAATGTTCAATCGGGAATGATCCTACGGGTAACACCTACCGGACACAAGTCTTTCGCTTTCCGGTATTGGTACGATGGACGATCTACGCAGCGTACAATCGGCAAGTTTGGAGATGTTTCATTAGGAGAGGCCCGGAAAAAAGCCGGAGAATGGAAAGAAATGCTTTCCGATGGATTGGATCCGATTACAGAGAAGAAGAAGAATAAGCGAGAGAACCCGATTACATTAGGAGAGTACATAGAGGAGTTTAAAAATGATTATCTGGAAAGGAAACTGAAAGCATCTACACAAAAAACGTACAAGTCCAGACTTAACAAGGTTCTCGATGATCGAATTTCTGATAAGTCTTTGAGGGATATTAAGCGCCCCGATGTTCGATCCTTTTTAAAGACAGAGGCCAAAGATCACCCGACCAACGCCAACCGCTTGCAGGCCATTCTATCGAAGGTATTTAATGAAGCATTAGACGATGGACATATCACAGAGAACCCGATCAAAGGTATGGATAAACTTACCGATGAAAAGTCCAGAGACGTACGATATACAGACGATGACATTAAAGCTATTTGGAATGCTATTAGTGAGGAGTGGGAGCCGATGCAGAGCCTTTTGAAGATGCTGCTAATTACAGGCCAACGGTTAGGTGAAACGTCAAAAATGAAATGGAGTGATATCAATAATCGAATGTGGATCATTCCCCAGGCCGACACTAAAAATAAAACTCCTCACAAGGTGCCGTTACCAAATATGGCTTTAAACCTGCTCAAAAAAATGAAGTCAATAAATGATGACAGTGAGTATGTTTTCGCTTCACAGAGGGATAAGACAGGCCATTTATCGCACTTCATGAATGCAATGGAACGTATAAGAGATGAAACCATGCTAAACGATTTCAGGCTGCATGACTTGCGGCATATCGTAGCAACTAAAATGATTGACGATTTAGGAGTTGAATTTATAACCGTTGGCAAGGTGCTTAATCATAAGGGTCTATCTGCCAGCAATGCAATCACTTCACGCTACATAAATTCCGATTTTACAGAGCAGAAAACAAACGCTCTTAACCTTTGGGCCGGACACCTTACAGAGCTTACCTCAAATTTAACTTTACAAAAGCGCGTCCTTTAA
- a CDS encoding serine hydrolase translates to MNYRKKVGLWIIASFLMVGMVAWESRNCGDFQHEALTEWLEHLYENDRFMGSVAMRHSDEVIYEYQAGQAGYHEEIDIGPETQFRVGSITKMFTAVIVLQLTDEEHLSLEDRLADYFSELPNAEKITLEHMLRHRSGLFNFTSAEGFTEWMTEPRSRSEILERIIGSSPVFEPGERAQYSNTNFLLLGYIIEQITGKSYAEVLRERVIEPLELNRTNYGGVISVRNGEARSYIYSEVEQHWNPSTETHVSGIHAAGAIISTPSDLTKFARALFTGKLVGQHNLDRMTEFRDGYGLGLIEFSFEEDELYGYGHTGGIDSFRSNLTYLPKEEISLSITANGLRFSDSQIRNTMLTAWRGEQPELPELQTVDLTEGHLQRLTGDYESEDLSLEISIGVEDGRLTARTDHQPAFPLTATGKHRFSLLEAGAVIEFLKPENGSYDQFILHQNGEEFAFIRK, encoded by the coding sequence ATGAATTACAGGAAAAAAGTTGGTTTATGGATAATTGCCTCATTTCTGATGGTGGGCATGGTGGCCTGGGAAAGCAGAAACTGTGGTGACTTTCAGCACGAGGCGCTTACTGAGTGGCTGGAGCATCTGTATGAAAACGATCGATTCATGGGCAGTGTAGCCATGCGGCACTCTGATGAAGTAATATATGAATATCAGGCCGGACAGGCCGGTTACCATGAAGAGATAGATATCGGCCCGGAAACACAGTTCAGAGTCGGATCGATTACCAAAATGTTCACCGCAGTCATTGTACTTCAGCTTACAGATGAAGAACATCTTTCACTGGAAGACCGGCTGGCTGACTATTTTAGTGAACTGCCCAACGCAGAAAAGATCACTTTGGAGCATATGCTGCGTCATCGCAGCGGACTCTTCAACTTTACCAGTGCTGAAGGATTCACCGAATGGATGACTGAGCCCCGTTCCCGTAGCGAGATACTTGAACGAATAATTGGAAGTTCGCCGGTCTTCGAACCCGGAGAACGTGCCCAATACAGCAACACAAATTTTCTTTTGCTTGGTTATATTATTGAACAAATAACCGGAAAATCATATGCGGAGGTGCTTCGGGAGCGAGTCATCGAACCTCTGGAGCTCAACCGGACTAATTACGGTGGTGTCATCTCGGTACGCAATGGCGAAGCTCGCTCCTATATATACTCCGAAGTAGAACAGCACTGGAATCCGTCAACGGAAACCCACGTGAGCGGGATCCATGCGGCAGGAGCTATAATCTCCACACCTTCTGACCTGACTAAATTTGCTCGGGCTCTGTTTACCGGAAAGTTAGTCGGACAGCACAATCTGGACCGAATGACCGAATTCAGGGATGGCTATGGTCTGGGCTTGATCGAATTTTCCTTCGAGGAAGATGAGCTTTATGGATACGGTCATACCGGCGGTATTGATTCATTTCGATCAAACCTGACCTATCTTCCGAAAGAGGAAATATCGTTGAGCATCACAGCGAACGGCCTACGGTTTTCAGACAGCCAGATTCGGAATACAATGCTTACAGCCTGGAGAGGTGAACAGCCGGAGCTTCCGGAATTACAAACGGTGGATCTAACCGAGGGCCATCTGCAGCGACTTACCGGGGACTATGAGTCCGAAGATTTATCCTTAGAAATTTCGATAGGGGTGGAAGATGGACGGCTAACCGCCCGGACCGATCACCAGCCTGCTTTTCCACTTACAGCTACTGGCAAGCACCGTTTCAGTCTGCTTGAGGCTGGTGCTGTGATTGAGTTCCTGAAACCGGAAAACGGCTCCTACGATCAATTTATCCTGCATCAGAACGGTGAAGAGTTTGCATTTATCCGCAAATAA
- a CDS encoding type II CAAX endopeptidase family protein, whose amino-acid sequence MNIQEKGEYIIQRNRILFFILISFAWSWLYWGVIVLPFGFEDQFLAQIPFAWGPLIAALVITKKSNGNLSGWVRGLAKWRLKIRWYLIALLIPFIDVFIILGAHGLFGVPFTLSDRPISEYPERFITTLLIAGSLEEFGWRGFAQSELQKKWTALWSAICIGLLWAIWHFPVVYFGSASYQPSDFFGMLIILPLWSIIMAWLFNSSKGALIIPMLFHASTNTPNPVRIADAASETASMTIELIILGFWILLPVCIIMYYGSQHLADSKQD is encoded by the coding sequence ATGAACATTCAGGAGAAAGGTGAATATATAATTCAGAGGAATAGAATCCTGTTTTTTATCCTGATCAGTTTTGCATGGTCTTGGTTGTACTGGGGGGTTATTGTACTGCCCTTTGGTTTTGAGGATCAGTTCCTTGCTCAAATTCCATTTGCGTGGGGACCTCTCATTGCTGCACTTGTAATAACCAAAAAATCTAATGGAAATCTTAGTGGCTGGGTCCGGGGACTTGCAAAGTGGCGATTGAAAATACGATGGTATCTTATTGCCCTGCTTATCCCGTTTATTGATGTGTTTATAATCCTCGGTGCACATGGCTTATTTGGCGTGCCTTTTACCTTATCCGACCGCCCTATATCTGAATATCCGGAGCGATTTATCACCACTCTGCTTATCGCCGGATCACTCGAAGAGTTTGGATGGCGCGGCTTTGCTCAGAGTGAGTTGCAAAAAAAATGGACTGCTTTGTGGAGCGCAATTTGTATCGGACTTCTCTGGGCTATCTGGCACTTTCCAGTCGTTTATTTTGGATCTGCAAGCTATCAGCCTTCCGATTTCTTTGGGATGCTGATCATTCTCCCACTTTGGTCGATCATTATGGCCTGGTTATTTAATTCCTCAAAAGGAGCACTGATTATACCGATGCTATTTCACGCTTCCACAAATACTCCGAATCCAGTCAGGATTGCGGATGCTGCCTCCGAAACTGCCAGCATGACGATTGAGTTGATAATTCTTGGATTCTGGATTCTATTACCGGTATGTATCATCATGTATTATGGATCACAACACCTTGCTGACTCCAAACAGGATTGA